A region of Paraburkholderia largidicola DNA encodes the following proteins:
- the ubiA gene encoding 4-hydroxybenzoate octaprenyltransferase — MFARLPLYLRLVRMDKPIGSLLLLWPTLNALWIASDGHPSLSLLVIFALGTILMRSAGCAINDYADRDFDRYVKRTENRPITSGKIKAWEAVALAAGLSLIAFLLILPLNALTKELSVAALFVAGTYPFTKRFFAIPQAYLGIAFGFGIPMAFAAIQNQVPLLAWVMLIANVFWSVAYDTEYAMVDRDDDIKIGIRTSALTFGRFDVLAIMLCYAATLGIYVGIGVALGFGVLYWIGLAAAVGCAVYHYTLIKDRERMPCFAAFRHNNWLGGALFAGIAAHYAAQAF; from the coding sequence ATGTTCGCCCGACTCCCGCTCTATCTGCGCCTTGTCCGCATGGACAAGCCAATCGGCAGCCTGCTGCTGCTGTGGCCGACCCTCAACGCGTTGTGGATCGCGTCGGACGGTCATCCGTCGCTGTCCTTGCTCGTGATCTTTGCGCTCGGCACGATACTGATGCGCTCGGCCGGCTGCGCGATCAACGATTACGCGGATCGAGACTTCGACCGTTATGTGAAGCGCACCGAAAACCGGCCGATCACGTCAGGCAAGATCAAGGCATGGGAAGCCGTGGCGCTGGCAGCGGGGCTTTCGCTGATCGCGTTTCTGCTGATCCTGCCGCTCAACGCGCTGACGAAGGAGTTGTCGGTGGCCGCGCTGTTCGTCGCGGGCACGTATCCGTTCACGAAGCGCTTCTTTGCGATTCCGCAGGCGTATCTGGGCATTGCGTTCGGCTTCGGCATTCCGATGGCGTTCGCGGCAATACAAAACCAGGTGCCGCTGCTCGCGTGGGTAATGCTGATTGCGAACGTGTTCTGGTCAGTCGCGTACGACACCGAATACGCGATGGTAGATCGCGACGACGACATCAAGATCGGCATTCGCACATCCGCATTGACCTTCGGCCGCTTCGACGTGCTGGCGATCATGCTCTGCTACGCGGCGACGCTCGGTATCTACGTGGGCATCGGCGTTGCGCTGGGCTTCGGCGTGCTGTACTGGATCGGTCTTGCCGCCGCGGTGGGCTGTGCCGTCTATCACTACACGCTGATCAAGGACCGCGAGCGCATGCCGTGTTTCGCGGCGTTCCGGCATAACAACTGGCTCGGCGGCGCGTTGTTCGCAGGCATTGCCGCACATTACGCGGCGCAGGCGTTCTAG
- a CDS encoding Dps family protein: protein MAKKEAVQHVNIGISDKDRKKIAEGLSRLLADTYTLYLKTHNFHWNVTGPMFNTLHLMFETQYTELALAVDLIAERIRALGVAAPGSYKEFAKLSSIAEADGVPAAEDMIRQLVEGQESVVRTARAIFPVTDAAHDEPTADLLTQRMQTHEKNAWMLRSMLA, encoded by the coding sequence ATGGCCAAGAAAGAAGCCGTACAGCACGTCAACATTGGTATCAGCGACAAGGATCGCAAGAAAATCGCAGAAGGTCTCTCGCGTCTTCTCGCCGACACTTACACGCTCTATTTGAAGACCCACAACTTCCATTGGAATGTGACGGGTCCGATGTTCAACACGCTGCATCTGATGTTCGAGACGCAGTACACGGAACTGGCTCTGGCCGTCGATCTGATCGCCGAGCGCATCCGCGCGCTGGGCGTTGCGGCGCCGGGCAGCTACAAGGAATTCGCGAAGCTGTCGTCGATCGCTGAAGCGGACGGCGTGCCCGCCGCGGAAGACATGATCCGCCAGCTGGTGGAAGGTCAGGAATCCGTGGTGCGTACCGCACGCGCGATCTTCCCGGTGACGGACGCGGCCCACGACGAGCCGACGGCCGACCTGCTGACGCAACGCATGCAGACCCATGAAAAGAACGCGTGGATGCTGCGTTCGATGCTGGCGTAA
- a CDS encoding catalase translates to MSERNLTTASGAPVADNQNSLTAGPRGPVALQDVWLIEKLAHFDREVIPERRVHAKGSGAFGTFKVTHDISRYTKAKVFADVGKETPLFMRFSTVAGERGAADAERDVRGFSIKFYTEEGNWDVVGNNTPVFFIRDPLKFPDFIHTQKRDPYTNMRSATNAWDFFSRHPESLHQVTIVMSDRGIPKNYRQMHGFGSHTYSFINADNERFWVKFHFKSMQGIENYTDDEAAQVVARDRESGQRDLVGSIDEGNFPKWRFQIQVMPEADAATYRYNPFDVTKVWPYKDYPLIDVGVIELNRNAQNYFADVEQAAFTPANVVPGIGFSPDRLLQGRLFSYGDTQRYRLGVNHHLIPVNASRAPNVRSFHRDGGMRVDGNLGGNVNYEPNRFGDFAQDRNAIEPPLAAGNVDHYNHREDDDYYSQPAALFRIFDDAQRERLFGNIARAIEGVPADIVARQVEHFRKIDPAYAEGVIAAIEALAKANAK, encoded by the coding sequence ATGTCTGAACGCAACCTCACCACCGCCTCGGGCGCACCCGTCGCCGACAACCAGAACTCGCTGACGGCTGGCCCGCGCGGCCCCGTCGCGCTGCAGGACGTGTGGCTGATCGAAAAGCTCGCGCACTTCGATCGCGAAGTGATTCCCGAGCGCCGCGTTCACGCGAAGGGCTCGGGCGCGTTCGGCACGTTCAAGGTGACGCACGACATCTCGCGCTATACGAAGGCGAAGGTGTTCGCGGATGTCGGCAAGGAAACGCCGCTGTTCATGCGCTTTTCGACCGTGGCGGGCGAGCGCGGCGCCGCCGATGCCGAGCGCGACGTGCGCGGCTTCTCGATCAAGTTCTATACGGAAGAGGGCAACTGGGACGTGGTGGGCAACAACACGCCCGTGTTCTTCATCCGCGATCCGTTGAAGTTTCCGGATTTCATCCACACGCAAAAGCGCGATCCGTACACGAACATGCGCAGCGCGACGAACGCGTGGGACTTCTTCTCGCGTCATCCCGAGTCGCTGCATCAGGTGACGATCGTGATGAGCGATCGCGGCATTCCGAAGAATTACCGGCAGATGCACGGATTCGGCTCGCACACGTATTCGTTCATCAACGCGGACAACGAGCGCTTCTGGGTGAAGTTCCATTTCAAGTCGATGCAGGGCATCGAGAACTACACCGACGACGAGGCCGCGCAAGTGGTCGCGCGCGACCGCGAAAGCGGGCAGCGTGACCTGGTCGGTTCGATCGACGAGGGCAACTTTCCGAAGTGGCGCTTCCAGATTCAGGTGATGCCGGAAGCGGACGCGGCGACGTATCGCTACAACCCGTTCGATGTCACGAAGGTGTGGCCGTACAAGGATTACCCGCTGATCGACGTCGGCGTAATCGAACTGAACCGCAACGCGCAGAACTACTTCGCGGATGTCGAGCAGGCAGCGTTCACGCCGGCGAATGTGGTGCCGGGCATCGGCTTCTCGCCGGACCGTCTGTTGCAAGGGCGTCTGTTCTCGTACGGCGACACGCAGCGCTATCGTCTCGGCGTGAATCACCATCTGATTCCCGTGAACGCGTCGCGCGCGCCGAACGTGCGCTCGTTCCATCGCGACGGCGGCATGCGTGTGGACGGCAATCTTGGCGGGAACGTGAATTACGAGCCGAACCGCTTCGGCGACTTCGCGCAGGACCGTAACGCGATCGAGCCGCCGCTCGCGGCAGGCAACGTCGATCACTACAACCATCGCGAGGACGACGACTACTACAGCCAGCCGGCCGCGCTGTTCCGGATCTTCGACGACGCGCAGCGCGAGCGTCTGTTCGGCAACATCGCACGGGCGATCGAAGGCGTGCCCGCCGATATCGTCGCGCGCCAGGTCGAGCATTTCCGCAAGATCGACCCGGCATACGCGGAAGGCGTGATCGCAGCAATCGAGGCGCTCGCAAAAGCGAACGCGAAATAA
- a CDS encoding LysR substrate-binding domain-containing protein → MTLTELKYIVAVARERHFGRAAEACFVSQPTLSVAIKKLEDELNVQIFERGTSEVSVTPIGEQIVTQAQRVLEQTLAIKEIAKQGKDPLVGPLRLGVIYTIGPYLLPTLVKQMIKRVPQMPLMLQENYTLKLIELLKQGEIDVAIMALPFPETGLMLRPLYDEPFVVALPSGHAWESRNKIDPSDLKQETMLLLGSGHCFRDHVLGVCPELMRFSQNADGIQKTFEGSSLETIRHMVASGVGITVLPRMSVHEVKPHAGGVDSGLLSYVAFDEPVPDRRVVLAWRKSFTRMPAIDAICDAIAACDLPGVKKLDLPAAVN, encoded by the coding sequence ATGACCCTCACCGAACTGAAATATATCGTCGCGGTTGCGCGGGAGCGCCACTTCGGCCGCGCGGCAGAAGCGTGTTTTGTGAGCCAGCCGACGTTGTCCGTCGCAATCAAGAAGCTCGAAGACGAGCTGAACGTGCAGATCTTCGAGCGCGGCACGAGCGAAGTCAGCGTCACGCCGATTGGCGAGCAGATCGTTACGCAGGCGCAACGCGTGCTCGAACAGACGCTCGCCATCAAGGAAATCGCCAAGCAGGGCAAGGACCCGCTGGTCGGGCCGCTGCGCCTGGGCGTCATCTATACGATTGGACCGTACCTGCTGCCCACGCTGGTCAAGCAGATGATCAAGCGCGTCCCGCAGATGCCGCTGATGCTGCAGGAAAATTACACGCTCAAGCTGATCGAACTGCTCAAGCAAGGCGAGATCGACGTCGCGATCATGGCGCTGCCGTTTCCGGAAACGGGCCTGATGCTGCGCCCGCTGTACGACGAGCCGTTCGTCGTCGCGCTGCCGTCGGGTCACGCGTGGGAGTCGCGCAACAAGATCGATCCGAGCGATCTCAAGCAGGAAACCATGCTGCTGCTCGGCAGCGGCCATTGCTTCCGCGATCACGTGCTCGGCGTGTGCCCCGAACTGATGCGCTTCTCGCAGAACGCGGACGGCATCCAGAAGACCTTCGAAGGGTCGTCGCTGGAAACCATCCGGCATATGGTCGCGAGCGGCGTGGGCATTACGGTGCTGCCGCGCATGTCGGTGCACGAAGTGAAGCCGCACGCGGGCGGCGTCGATTCCGGCCTGCTCAGCTACGTGGCGTTCGACGAGCCGGTGCCTGACCGCCGGGTCGTGCTGGCCTGGCGCAAGAGCTTCACGCGCATGCCCGCCATCGATGCGATCTGCGACGCCATCGCGGCGTGCGACCTGCCGGGCGTGAAGAAGCTCGATTTGCCCGCTGCCGTCAACTAA
- the recG gene encoding ATP-dependent DNA helicase RecG — MPLSDTRSRPETDDESAPRKRRAARSKAETDVVEESGSPAAEGAKKPAAAKKPTLAKTADKLAKLGLTRDIDLVLHLPMRYEDETSLTPIGELLPGGISQTEGVVYDNEIAYRPRRQLLVKMRDDAGDELILRFLNFYGSQVKQMSIGVRLRVRGDVRGGFFGMEMVHPAVRVVDEDTPLPQALTPVYPSTAGVSQAYLRKAIDNALARTSLPELLPEPVERQYLKPLDVPQLMDAVRTLHHPNSHSDETALIDGTHPAWTRIKFEELLAQQLSLKRAHEERRTRAAPAMPRREPTDEASLVTRLLQTLPFALTNAQQRVCAEIAQDLTQPHPMQRLLQGDVGSGKTVVAALAAAQAIDAGYQAAMMAPTEILAEQHARKLRGWLEPLGVSVAWLAGSLKTKEKRSAIEAAALGTAQLVIGTHAIIQDAVEFARLGLVIVDEQHRFGVEQRLALRAKAQNAADGARDFQPHQLMMSATPIPRTLAMTYYADLDVSTIDELPPGRTPILTKLVSDARRDEVIGRVREAALTGRQVYWVCPLIEESETLQLQTAVETYETLVAALPELKVGLVHGRLTPVEKATVMDAFSRNEVQLLVATTVIEVGVDVPNASLMVIEHAERFGLAQLHQLRGRVGRGSAASVCVLMYAGPLSMTARARLQTMRETTDGFEIARRDLEIRGPGEFLGARQSGAAMLRFADLENDGWLIEPAREAAATLLEQYPNVVTQHLLRWLNTREQYLKA; from the coding sequence ATGCCTTTGTCCGACACCCGTTCACGTCCAGAAACCGACGACGAGAGCGCTCCCAGGAAGCGCCGCGCTGCGCGGAGCAAGGCGGAGACGGACGTGGTCGAGGAGTCCGGCTCGCCCGCTGCTGAAGGCGCAAAAAAGCCCGCCGCCGCGAAAAAGCCCACGCTCGCCAAAACCGCCGACAAGCTCGCCAAGCTGGGCCTCACACGCGATATCGATCTGGTGCTGCATCTGCCGATGCGCTACGAGGACGAAACGTCGCTGACGCCGATCGGCGAGCTGCTGCCGGGCGGCATCTCGCAGACGGAAGGCGTCGTGTACGACAACGAGATCGCGTATCGGCCGCGCCGCCAGTTGCTGGTGAAAATGCGCGACGACGCGGGTGACGAACTGATCCTGCGCTTCCTCAATTTCTACGGCTCGCAGGTCAAGCAGATGTCGATCGGCGTGCGGCTGCGCGTGCGCGGCGACGTGCGCGGCGGCTTCTTCGGCATGGAGATGGTGCATCCGGCCGTGCGCGTCGTCGATGAAGACACGCCGCTGCCGCAGGCGCTCACGCCTGTCTATCCGAGCACGGCGGGCGTCTCGCAGGCGTATCTGCGCAAGGCAATCGACAACGCGCTGGCGCGCACGTCGCTGCCCGAACTGCTGCCGGAACCCGTCGAGCGGCAATATCTGAAGCCGCTCGACGTGCCGCAACTGATGGACGCCGTGCGCACGCTGCATCACCCGAATTCGCATTCGGACGAGACGGCGTTGATCGACGGCACGCATCCCGCGTGGACGCGCATCAAGTTCGAGGAACTGCTCGCGCAGCAGTTGTCGCTCAAACGCGCCCACGAGGAGCGCCGCACACGCGCCGCGCCCGCGATGCCGCGGCGCGAGCCGACCGATGAAGCATCACTGGTCACGCGTCTGCTACAGACGCTGCCGTTCGCGCTGACCAACGCGCAGCAGCGCGTGTGCGCGGAAATCGCACAGGACCTGACCCAGCCGCATCCGATGCAGCGCCTGTTGCAAGGCGATGTCGGCAGCGGCAAGACGGTCGTCGCGGCGCTGGCCGCCGCGCAGGCCATCGACGCCGGTTATCAGGCCGCGATGATGGCGCCGACCGAAATCCTCGCCGAGCAGCACGCGCGCAAGCTGCGCGGCTGGCTGGAGCCGCTGGGCGTGTCGGTCGCGTGGCTCGCGGGCAGTCTGAAGACGAAAGAAAAGCGCAGCGCGATCGAAGCAGCCGCGCTCGGCACCGCGCAGCTCGTGATCGGCACGCACGCGATCATTCAGGACGCGGTCGAATTCGCGCGGCTCGGCCTCGTGATCGTCGACGAACAGCACCGCTTCGGCGTCGAACAGCGGCTCGCGCTGCGCGCCAAGGCGCAAAACGCGGCCGACGGCGCGCGCGACTTCCAGCCGCATCAATTGATGATGTCGGCGACGCCGATCCCGCGCACGCTCGCGATGACGTACTACGCGGACCTCGACGTGTCGACGATCGACGAACTGCCGCCCGGCCGCACGCCGATCCTGACCAAGCTGGTCTCTGACGCGCGACGCGACGAAGTGATCGGACGCGTGCGCGAAGCTGCACTGACGGGCCGTCAGGTGTACTGGGTGTGTCCGCTGATCGAGGAGAGCGAAACCCTGCAGTTGCAGACGGCCGTCGAAACCTACGAGACGCTCGTCGCCGCGCTGCCGGAACTGAAGGTCGGGCTGGTGCACGGGCGCCTCACGCCCGTCGAAAAAGCCACCGTCATGGACGCGTTCAGCCGCAACGAAGTGCAGTTGCTGGTCGCGACGACGGTGATCGAAGTCGGTGTCGACGTGCCGAATGCGTCGCTGATGGTGATCGAGCACGCGGAGCGCTTCGGCCTTGCGCAGCTACACCAGTTGCGCGGGCGAGTAGGGCGCGGCAGTGCGGCGTCCGTGTGCGTGCTGATGTACGCCGGGCCGCTGTCGATGACGGCGCGCGCCCGCTTGCAGACCATGCGCGAAACCACCGACGGCTTCGAAATCGCCCGTCGCGACCTCGAAATTCGCGGTCCGGGTGAGTTTCTCGGCGCGCGGCAGTCGGGCGCCGCGATGCTGCGCTTCGCCGACCTGGAAAACGACGGCTGGCTGATCGAGCCGGCGCGCGAGGCGGCCGCGACGCTGCTCGAGCAGTATCCGAACGTCGTCACGCAGCATCTTTTGCGCTGGCTGAACACGCGCGAGCAATATCTGAAAGCCTGA
- the queA gene encoding tRNA preQ1(34) S-adenosylmethionine ribosyltransferase-isomerase QueA, translating to MFTLSDFDFDLPPELIAQVALPERSASRLLEVNGQTSPATLVDRRFADLPDCIESGDLLVFNDTKVLKARFIGQKASGGKIEVLIERLTGERTALAQIRASKSPGAGTVLRLADAFDVTVGERVEPFYTLHFPDDCLTLIEQFGRLPLPPYIEHDPDAFDETRYQTVYAQNPGAVAAPTAGLHFDDSIFARLDAKGVERATLTLHVGAGTFQPVRVENIDEHKMHSEWYQLPQSLVDKIAATKARGNRVIAVGTTSMRALEAAARDADAAGRPLAATSAETDIFITPGYRFRVVDRLVTNFHLPKSTLLMLVSAFAGIETIRAAYRHAIDERYRFFSYGDAMLLTRNDDALNA from the coding sequence ATGTTCACGCTTTCCGATTTCGATTTCGACCTGCCGCCCGAGTTGATCGCGCAAGTCGCGTTGCCCGAGCGCAGCGCGAGCCGCCTGCTCGAAGTGAACGGGCAAACCTCACCCGCGACGCTCGTCGACCGCCGCTTCGCCGATCTGCCCGACTGCATCGAGTCCGGCGATCTGCTCGTCTTCAACGATACCAAGGTTCTGAAGGCGCGCTTCATCGGCCAGAAGGCCAGTGGCGGCAAGATCGAAGTGCTGATCGAGCGTCTGACGGGTGAGCGCACCGCGCTGGCGCAGATCCGCGCCAGCAAGAGCCCGGGCGCGGGCACCGTGCTGCGTCTGGCCGATGCATTCGACGTCACCGTCGGCGAACGCGTCGAGCCGTTCTACACGCTGCACTTCCCCGACGACTGCCTGACGCTGATCGAGCAGTTTGGCCGCCTGCCGTTGCCGCCGTATATCGAGCACGACCCCGACGCGTTCGACGAAACGCGCTATCAGACCGTCTACGCGCAGAATCCGGGCGCCGTCGCCGCGCCCACGGCCGGGCTGCATTTCGACGATTCGATCTTCGCGCGCCTGGACGCGAAAGGCGTCGAGCGCGCGACGCTCACGCTGCACGTCGGCGCGGGCACGTTCCAGCCGGTGCGCGTCGAGAATATCGACGAGCACAAGATGCACAGCGAGTGGTATCAGCTGCCGCAATCGCTGGTCGACAAGATCGCGGCGACGAAGGCGCGCGGCAACCGCGTGATCGCGGTCGGCACGACGTCGATGCGGGCGCTCGAAGCCGCCGCGCGCGACGCCGATGCCGCTGGCCGGCCGCTCGCCGCGACGAGCGCCGAGACGGACATCTTCATCACGCCGGGCTACCGCTTCCGCGTGGTCGACCGGCTGGTGACGAATTTCCACCTGCCGAAGTCGACGCTGCTGATGCTGGTGTCGGCGTTCGCGGGCATCGAGACGATCCGCGCCGCGTACCGGCATGCAATCGACGAGCGCTACCGCTTTTTCAGCTACGGCGACGCAATGCTGCTCACGCGCAACGACGACGCGCTTAACGCATAA
- the tgt gene encoding tRNA guanosine(34) transglycosylase Tgt: MTDGHHNAARADHGAYLGDHVRPDNGLKFELLKTDGQARRGRLTLNHGVVETPIFMPVGTYGTVKAIQPRELEEIHAQIILGNTFHLWLRPGLETIAAHGGLHGFMGWKRPILTDSGGFQVFSLGDLRKITEDGVTFASPINGDKLFLSPEVSMQIQKVLNSDIVMQFDECTPYATNGVATSHKDAADSMRMSMRWAKRSIDEFNRLGNPNALFGIVQGGMFEDLRDESLAGLSEIGFHGLAIGGLSVGEPKEDMMRVLNHIGPKLPADKPHYLMGVGTPEDLVAGVSAGVDMFDCVMPTRNARNGWLFTRFGDIKIRNATHKNSLRPLDEQCGCYTCRNFTRGYLHHLHRVGEILGAQLNTIHNLHYYLELMQEMRDAIDAQMFDAFRKLFHENRARGTEQS; the protein is encoded by the coding sequence ATGACCGACGGTCATCACAACGCTGCACGCGCCGATCACGGCGCCTACCTTGGCGATCACGTTCGCCCCGATAACGGCCTCAAATTCGAGCTGCTCAAAACCGATGGCCAGGCCCGCCGCGGCCGCCTGACGCTGAACCACGGCGTAGTCGAAACGCCCATCTTCATGCCCGTCGGCACGTACGGCACCGTCAAGGCGATCCAGCCGCGCGAACTCGAAGAAATCCACGCGCAGATCATTCTCGGCAACACGTTCCACCTGTGGCTGCGACCAGGTCTGGAAACGATCGCCGCACACGGCGGCCTGCACGGCTTCATGGGCTGGAAGCGCCCCATCCTCACCGACTCAGGCGGCTTCCAGGTCTTCTCGCTCGGCGACCTGCGCAAGATCACCGAAGACGGCGTCACGTTCGCGTCGCCGATCAACGGCGACAAGCTGTTCCTGTCGCCGGAAGTGTCGATGCAGATCCAGAAGGTGCTGAACTCGGACATCGTGATGCAGTTCGACGAATGCACGCCTTACGCGACCAACGGCGTGGCGACCTCGCACAAGGACGCCGCCGATTCGATGCGCATGTCGATGCGCTGGGCGAAGCGCTCGATCGACGAATTCAACCGGCTTGGCAATCCGAACGCGCTGTTCGGCATCGTCCAGGGCGGCATGTTCGAAGACCTGCGCGACGAATCGCTCGCGGGGTTGTCGGAGATCGGCTTCCATGGGCTTGCGATCGGCGGGCTGTCCGTTGGCGAGCCGAAGGAAGACATGATGCGCGTGCTGAACCATATCGGCCCGAAGCTGCCCGCCGACAAGCCGCACTACCTGATGGGCGTCGGCACGCCGGAAGACCTCGTGGCGGGCGTTTCAGCGGGCGTCGACATGTTCGACTGCGTGATGCCGACCCGCAACGCGCGCAACGGCTGGCTCTTCACGCGTTTCGGCGACATCAAGATCCGCAACGCCACGCACAAGAACTCGCTGCGCCCGCTCGACGAGCAATGTGGCTGCTACACGTGCCGAAATTTCACGCGCGGCTATCTGCACCATCTGCACCGCGTCGGCGAAATTCTTGGCGCGCAGTTGAACACGATCCACAACCTGCACTACTACCTCGAACTGATGCAGGAAATGCGCGACGCCATCGACGCGCAGATGTTCGACGCGTTCAGGAAGCTATTTCACGAAAACCGGGCGCGCGGGACGGAACAAAGTTAA
- the yajC gene encoding preprotein translocase subunit YajC, translating into MSFITDAFAQGSAAGGAESSLMSFLPLILMFAVLYFIMIRPQMKRQKEHRNMLSAMAKGDEVVTNGGIVGKVTKVGEAYVGVEIAEGTEITVQKSSVTTILPKGTLKSL; encoded by the coding sequence GTGTCGTTCATTACCGATGCCTTCGCGCAAGGCAGTGCAGCTGGTGGCGCCGAATCGAGCCTGATGAGCTTCCTGCCGCTGATTCTGATGTTCGCGGTGCTGTACTTCATCATGATTCGCCCGCAAATGAAGCGCCAGAAGGAACACCGCAACATGCTCTCCGCCATGGCGAAGGGTGATGAAGTCGTGACGAACGGCGGTATCGTCGGCAAGGTGACCAAGGTCGGCGAAGCCTACGTTGGCGTCGAAATCGCAGAAGGTACGGAAATCACCGTGCAGAAGTCGTCGGTGACGACCATTCTGCCGAAGGGCACCCTGAAGTCGCTGTAA
- the secD gene encoding protein translocase subunit SecD → MNRYPLWKYVVMLVALVIGLIYTLPNFFGEAPAVQVSSGKATVKLDSTTLSQVEGALASSQIKPDDVTFDNSSQNANIRVRLKDTDTQLRVKDLLQKALNSDPSDPQYIVALNLQSASPRWLTALHALPMYLGLDLRGGVHFLLQVDMAGALNKKLDSDASDARTLLRDKGIRDGGVNRVGQSVVVNFADQDVADNARKQLTTAVSELQWATQPNPAGGFQVVGTFTPAVQKTVEDAALKQNITTLHNRVNELGVAEPVIQQQGSDRIVVELPGVQDTAKAKDIIGRTATLEARLADPNGLHPNPGDPVPAGDELFTQGNAAPVLLRKAVIFTGDRIIDASAGFDEHQRPSVNIRLDSAGGRAVRSVSRDNIGKPMAMVLFEKGKGEVLTVATIQSELGDRFQITGQPTPQAATDLALLLRAGSLAAPMDIIEERTIGPSLGADNIKKGFHSVVWGFAAIAVFMIAYYMLFGLISMIALSVNLLLLIAILSMLQATLTLPGIAAIALALGMAIDANVLINERVREELRNGAPPQLAIQNGYAHAWATILDSNVTTLIAGLALLAFGSGPVRGFAVVHCIGIMTSMFSAVFFSRGLVNVWYGGKKKLQSLAIGQVWKPAAEGATGYLDNADTATDTARAIAAATAPKAKPKAKAPAGAAKAQAAKPTLRNRNAPGGTNKPGSSR, encoded by the coding sequence ATGAATCGTTATCCCCTCTGGAAGTATGTCGTGATGCTGGTGGCGCTCGTCATCGGCCTCATCTACACGCTGCCCAATTTCTTCGGCGAAGCGCCGGCGGTACAGGTATCGAGCGGCAAGGCAACGGTGAAGCTCGATTCGACCACGCTGTCGCAGGTCGAAGGCGCGCTCGCATCCAGCCAGATCAAGCCCGACGACGTCACGTTCGACAATTCCTCGCAGAACGCGAACATCCGCGTGCGTCTGAAAGACACCGACACGCAGCTGCGCGTGAAGGACCTGCTGCAAAAAGCGCTCAATAGCGACCCGAGCGATCCGCAGTACATCGTCGCGCTGAACCTGCAGAGTGCGTCGCCGCGCTGGCTGACCGCCCTGCACGCACTGCCCATGTACCTCGGTCTCGATCTGCGCGGCGGCGTGCACTTCCTGCTGCAGGTGGACATGGCGGGTGCGCTGAACAAGAAGCTCGATTCGGACGCATCGGATGCGCGCACGCTGCTGCGCGACAAGGGCATCCGCGATGGCGGCGTGAACCGCGTCGGCCAGTCGGTGGTCGTCAATTTCGCGGACCAGGACGTTGCGGACAATGCGCGCAAGCAACTGACGACGGCAGTTTCCGAACTCCAGTGGGCGACGCAGCCGAATCCGGCAGGCGGCTTCCAGGTGGTGGGCACGTTCACGCCGGCCGTGCAGAAGACGGTCGAGGACGCGGCGCTCAAGCAGAACATCACGACACTGCATAACCGCGTCAACGAACTCGGCGTGGCCGAGCCGGTCATCCAGCAGCAAGGCTCCGACCGTATCGTCGTCGAACTGCCGGGCGTGCAGGACACGGCGAAGGCGAAGGACATCATCGGCCGCACGGCGACGCTCGAAGCGCGTCTTGCCGATCCGAACGGCCTGCATCCGAATCCGGGCGACCCGGTTCCGGCGGGCGACGAACTCTTCACGCAAGGCAACGCCGCGCCCGTGCTGCTGCGCAAGGCCGTGATCTTCACGGGCGACCGCATCATCGACGCATCGGCAGGTTTCGACGAGCATCAGCGTCCGTCCGTCAACATCCGTCTCGACTCCGCCGGCGGCCGCGCGGTGCGCAGCGTGTCGCGCGACAACATCGGCAAGCCGATGGCGATGGTGCTGTTCGAAAAGGGCAAGGGCGAAGTGCTGACGGTCGCGACGATCCAGTCGGAACTGGGCGACCGCTTCCAGATCACGGGCCAGCCGACACCGCAAGCCGCAACCGATCTCGCACTGCTGCTGCGCGCCGGTTCGCTCGCTGCGCCGATGGACATCATCGAAGAACGCACGATCGGCCCGAGCCTCGGCGCGGACAACATCAAGAAGGGCTTCCACTCGGTGGTGTGGGGCTTTGCGGCAATCGCCGTCTTCATGATCGCGTACTACATGCTGTTCGGTTTGATCTCGATGATCGCGCTGTCGGTGAACCTGCTGCTGCTGATCGCGATTCTGTCGATGCTGCAGGCCACGCTGACGCTGCCGGGCATTGCCGCTATCGCGCTTGCCCTCGGTATGGCGATCGACGCGAACGTGCTGATCAACGAGCGTGTGCGTGAAGAACTGCGCAACGGCGCGCCGCCACAACTGGCCATCCAGAACGGTTATGCGCATGCATGGGCGACGATTCTCGACTCGAACGTGACGACGCTGATCGCCGGTCTCGCGCTGCTCGCGTTCGGCTCGGGCCCTGTGCGCGGCTTCGCCGTCGTGCACTGTATCGGCATCATGACGTCGATGTTCTCGGCAGTGTTCTTCTCACGCGGCCTCGTGAACGTGTGGTACGGCGGCAAGAAGAAGCTGCAATCGCTCGCGATCGGCCAGGTCTGGAAGCCCGCCGCCGAAGGCGCAACGGGTTACCTCGACAACGCGGACACGGCAACCGACACGGCTCGCGCGATCGCTGCCGCAACGGCGCCGAAGGCAAAGCCAAAGGCCAAGGCGCCCGCCGGCGCCGCAAAAGCCCAGGCTGCCAAGCCGACGCTGCGCAACCGCAACGCGCCAGGTGGCACGAACAAACCGGGTTCATCCCGCTGA